TGGCGGTGACGAAGTACGCGACGGTCGACCAGATCCAGCAGCTGATCGAGCTGGGCCACATCGACCTGGGCGAATCCCGGGGCCAGCAGCTCACCCAGCGCGTCGCGCAGATCGACGAGTTCCTCGCGCGTAAGCGCACCCTCGCCGGCGCCGCGCCCAAGAGCAAAGAGCTCATGCCCGAGCACGTCCGCTGGCACATGATCGGCCACCTCCAGCGCAACAAGGTCAAGCAGGTCGTCCCGCTCGTCTCGCTCATCCACAGCGTCGACTCGCTCCGGCTGGCCGAGGAGCTGCACAACTACGCCGCACGCCACGACCTCACCATCGACATCCTGCTCCAGGTCAACGCCGCGGGCGAAGACCAGAAACAGGGCGTCGCCTGCCCCGCCGCGATCCACCTGGCCGAGCAGATCGACACGATGGTCCACCTACGACTCCGCGGGATCATGGCCATGGCAGCGAAGACCGACAACCCCGAGGACGCCCGCCCCGCCTTCGCCCGCGCGGCCGAGATCTTCCACGACCTGCGCCACGAAAAGATCGGCGGGCCCACCTGCAACGTCCTCTCGATGGGCATGACCCACGACTTCGAGGTCGCCATCGAAGAAGGTGCCAACGTCGTCCGCATCGGCTCCGCCCTCTTCGGCGAAAAACCCGCCGACGACGATGACGACGCGTAACCACGCACTTGGGCCCCGATAACACCCGCGCCGCTCATCCCACTGATGCATCCCGCCGATGCTCCGGTAGCGGTGCGCCTTGGCACCCACGCTTGAGGAGCGCGCATGCCGACCGGCCCACCGACATCCCCCATCACCGTCCACCGCACCGACCTCCGCCTCAGCGCGGACGACCGTCGGGTCATCGCGCGGTTCTTCCCGGTCGGCGGCGACGACCGCACGATCAGCGTCATCCAGCGTGTGCTCCACATGAGCGACGCCGACATCACCAACGACCTCGGCGACGTCCTGCGCCGCTTCAGCAAACGCCACCCCGACATCCGCGCGACCTTTGCGCAACACTTCGGCCGGGTCGCGCACTGGCTCGATGACCCGGCCGCGCTAAGCGACGACCGCAAGCTGCTCATCGGCGCGTACTTCACGATGGAGTACGCGATCGAGTCCGCCGCCCTCTTCAACCCCTCGGCCGTGCCCCACCCCGACCAGGCCGGGCTCGCCGACGGCGAGGTCCGCCTGCTCATGTCGCTCCGCGCGACAGGCGAGGGCCATGTCTCGTCGATCGTCTTCCGCACCGCCGTCGCCGACGCAACGGGCAACGTGCGCCTCGACGAACAGAGCGCGCACGTCGCGCCGATGAAGGTCCACGCCGACCGCTTCTACGACAAGCAGCTCTTCTTCCTCAAGCTCATCGAGATGGCGGCCTACAACGAACACGCCCGCGCGGTACTCGACGAGCTGCCCGACCGCTTCGCCTACCCCCAGCTCGACCGGCTCGTCGGCGAGCTGCGCCAT
The sequence above is a segment of the Phycisphaeraceae bacterium D3-23 genome. Coding sequences within it:
- a CDS encoding YggS family pyridoxal phosphate-dependent enzyme, with protein sequence MSTENTMSPAQLREAYRTVTDRIGEAAVRSGRSADDVVMVAVTKYATVDQIQQLIELGHIDLGESRGQQLTQRVAQIDEFLARKRTLAGAAPKSKELMPEHVRWHMIGHLQRNKVKQVVPLVSLIHSVDSLRLAEELHNYAARHDLTIDILLQVNAAGEDQKQGVACPAAIHLAEQIDTMVHLRLRGIMAMAAKTDNPEDARPAFARAAEIFHDLRHEKIGGPTCNVLSMGMTHDFEVAIEEGANVVRIGSALFGEKPADDDDDA